The genomic segment TTTAAAACTAATTAAACTAGTTAAAGATGGTCATAGTGCAGGAACTCCTTTAGATGGACCTAAAGGGCCTATTTATGAAGTTAAACCTGGAATGTTATACCTTGCTCAAAAATCTGGAAAAGCTTTAGTACCTATTGGTGTAGCTTTTAGCAATAAATGGATTTTTGAAAAAGCTTGGGATAAATTTCAAATGCCTAAACCTTTTTCTAAAATGATATGCGTAATTGGCGATCCTATTTTTATTCCTAGTGACGCTAATTTAGATGATTATTTAAGTCTTGTAAAAAATGCTTTATTTGAAATTGATAAAAAAGCAGAAGAAATATTAAATGAAAAAAAATAATTTTTTGAAAGGAGATTAATTGAATGAGTAAAAATTTTTACGTAACTACGCCAATATATTATGTTAATGGAGATCCACACGTTGGAAGTGCTTATACAACTATTGCGGCTGATGTTTTAGCTAGATACAAAAAATCTAAAGGTTTCGATGTTTTCTTTTTAACAGGAACCGACGAACATGGACAAAAAGTTGAGGAAGCTGCTAAAATGAGAGATTTAACTCCTCAAGCTTGGACTGATTCTATGGCTCCTAGATTTATAGATATGTGGAAAGCTTTAGATATTAACTACACAGATTTTATAAGAACTACTGAACCTAGACACAAAGATGCCGTTAAAAAAATCTTAAAAACTGTTCACGATAAAGGGGATATTTATAAAGGGGAATATGAAGGGAAATATTGTGTTTCTTGTGAGACATTTGTTCCTGAAAATCAAATTGTAAATGGAAATCACTGTCCTGATTGTGGTAAAGAATTAAGAACTGTAAAAGAGGAATCTTACTTCTTTAAAATGTCTAAATATCAAGATGCTTTACTTGAGCATA from the Candidatus Cetobacterium colombiensis genome contains:
- a CDS encoding lysophospholipid acyltransferase family protein, which codes for MENNKYKRYGLMLYYLLKIISKTMKIEIIKNPKLIDGQGYVCGFWHNKLVGASLGLINFSEKKAVLASPSKDGELISVPLEKMGFTMVRGSSGKDSIKSVLKLIKLVKDGHSAGTPLDGPKGPIYEVKPGMLYLAQKSGKALVPIGVAFSNKWIFEKAWDKFQMPKPFSKMICVIGDPIFIPSDANLDDYLSLVKNALFEIDKKAEEILNEKK